The following proteins are encoded in a genomic region of Ornithinibacillus sp. 4-3:
- the sigE gene encoding RNA polymerase sporulation sigma factor SigE: MFFHLKIWWYRVLTKLGFKSDEIYYIGGKASLPPPLTKEEEIQVLQLIAKGEQSAKATLIEHNLRLVVYIARKFENTGIHIEDLISIGTIGLIKAVNTFDTDRKIKLATYASRCIENEILMYLRRNSKTKSEISFDEPINMDWDGNELLLSDVLGTESDLISQKLEADVDKDLLKRALSTLNDREKQIMTMRFGLAGEESKTQKDVADLLGISQSYISRLEKKIIKRLKKTLNRMV, encoded by the coding sequence ATGTTTTTTCATTTAAAAATATGGTGGTATCGAGTTCTTACTAAATTAGGATTTAAATCAGATGAGATTTATTATATTGGTGGAAAGGCTTCTTTGCCACCACCGCTAACAAAAGAAGAAGAAATCCAAGTTTTACAATTAATCGCTAAAGGAGAGCAATCCGCAAAAGCAACTCTAATTGAACATAATTTGCGACTCGTTGTTTATATCGCTAGAAAATTTGAAAATACAGGAATTCATATTGAAGATCTGATTAGTATTGGCACCATTGGTCTGATTAAAGCAGTGAACACCTTTGATACTGATAGAAAAATAAAGCTAGCAACATATGCTTCTAGATGTATTGAAAATGAAATTTTAATGTATTTAAGAAGAAATAGTAAAACGAAATCTGAAATCTCTTTTGATGAACCTATCAATATGGATTGGGATGGCAATGAGTTATTGCTCTCTGATGTGTTAGGAACAGAAAGTGATTTAATCTCACAAAAGCTGGAAGCGGATGTAGATAAAGATTTATTAAAGAGAGCATTAAGCACACTAAATGATCGCGAGAAACAGATTATGACCATGCGCTTTGGATTAGCAGGAGAGGAAAGTAAAACACAGAAAGATGTTGCTGATTTACTTGGAATTTCTCAATCATACATTTCAAGATTAGAGAAAAAAATAATTAAACGTTTGAAAAAAACATTAAACCGCATGGTATAA
- a CDS encoding YlmC/YmxH family sporulation protein, whose product MIKLSELQLKEVIVVQGGRRLGYIYDLEINSSTGYIEAVIITNKNKQHIFGKAEEYIIDWKQIVTIGLDVILVQYDDGEV is encoded by the coding sequence ATGATAAAGCTATCGGAATTACAATTAAAAGAAGTAATTGTTGTTCAAGGCGGTAGAAGATTAGGTTATATTTACGATTTAGAAATCAATTCATCTACAGGCTATATTGAAGCGGTTATTATTACGAATAAAAATAAACAACATATTTTCGGCAAAGCAGAAGAATACATCATTGATTGGAAGCAAATTGTTACGATCGGTTTAGATGTTATTTTAGTGCAATATGATGATGGGGAGGTATAA
- a CDS encoding RNA-binding protein, with product MSIYQHFRPEEHLFIDHALAWKKEVEQSYRMKLTDFLDPREQQILSMLVGTNQDDFELHFHGGGMYTERKRAVICPFYEDVDFSTFDLVLLEATFHQKFISLTHRDVMGAFLSLGIERKKLGDIFIEDNHLQIITTADIATYVEMNLTKIKNASIKLTTKPFKELLEKEANWISADHTISSLRLDNVIKEIYRISRSESANLIKKKLVKVNFRVVEDAAYPLFEGDLLSVRGKGRSKLVAIHGKTKKDKFRVTSAILK from the coding sequence ATGAGTATTTATCAGCATTTTAGACCAGAGGAACATTTATTTATTGATCATGCATTGGCTTGGAAAAAAGAAGTAGAACAATCCTATCGAATGAAATTAACCGATTTTTTAGATCCACGTGAACAGCAAATTCTAAGTATGTTAGTTGGAACGAATCAAGATGACTTTGAATTACATTTTCATGGTGGAGGAATGTATACAGAAAGAAAGCGAGCAGTTATTTGTCCTTTCTATGAAGATGTTGATTTCTCAACTTTTGATTTAGTTCTATTGGAAGCGACATTCCATCAGAAATTTATTTCGCTTACACATCGAGATGTGATGGGAGCATTTCTATCCTTGGGAATAGAGCGGAAGAAATTAGGTGATATTTTTATTGAGGATAATCACCTACAAATAATTACTACAGCAGATATTGCTACTTATGTGGAAATGAATTTAACAAAAATCAAAAATGCTTCAATAAAATTAACAACGAAACCTTTTAAAGAGCTTCTAGAGAAAGAAGCAAATTGGATTTCTGCAGATCATACGATTTCTTCTTTACGTTTAGATAATGTAATAAAAGAAATTTATCGCATTTCTCGAAGCGAGTCTGCTAATTTAATTAAAAAGAAGCTTGTAAAAGTTAATTTTCGTGTTGTAGAAGACGCAGCTTATCCATTGTTTGAAGGAGATTTACTTTCTGTCCGAGGTAAGGGAAGAAGTAAACTTGTTGCAATACATGGTAAAACGAAAAAAGATAAATTTCGCGTGACATCAGCAATTTTAAAGTAG
- the ftsZ gene encoding cell division protein FtsZ: MLEFDTELDHLAKIKVIGVGGGGNNAVNRMIEHGVEGVEFIAVNTDSQALNLSKAEIKLQIGNKLTRGLGAGANPDVGKKAAEESKEQIEEVLEGADMIFVTAGMGGGTGTGAAPVIAQISKELGALTVGVVTRPFSFEGKRRSTQAISGIDALKSAVDTLIVIPNDRLLEIVDKNTPMLEAFREADNVLRQGVQGISDLIAKPGLINVDFADVKTIMYDKGSALMGIGVATGENRASEAAKKAISSPLLETSIDGAHGILMNITGGMNLSLFEVQEAADLVTSAADQEVNVIFGSVINEELNDEIIVTVIATGFSEVATQKAQATRRPIQKPITEAPSRHEEQHRPEPRHTQQEAEEDALDIPAFLRNRNRR, encoded by the coding sequence ATGTTAGAATTTGATACGGAATTAGATCATCTTGCAAAAATAAAAGTAATTGGTGTCGGTGGTGGAGGAAACAACGCTGTAAACCGTATGATTGAACATGGGGTTGAAGGTGTTGAATTTATTGCCGTAAATACAGATTCACAAGCATTAAATTTATCAAAAGCAGAAATTAAGTTACAGATTGGAAATAAGCTTACTCGTGGATTAGGTGCAGGTGCGAATCCAGATGTTGGAAAAAAAGCGGCAGAAGAAAGTAAAGAGCAAATTGAAGAAGTACTTGAAGGCGCAGATATGATTTTTGTAACCGCAGGAATGGGTGGAGGAACTGGAACAGGTGCTGCACCAGTTATTGCGCAAATTTCTAAAGAATTAGGAGCACTAACTGTAGGTGTGGTAACTCGTCCGTTTTCTTTTGAAGGAAAAAGACGTTCTACACAAGCTATTTCTGGTATTGATGCATTAAAAAGTGCAGTAGATACATTAATTGTAATCCCTAATGATCGTTTATTAGAAATTGTGGATAAAAATACTCCAATGTTAGAAGCATTCCGCGAGGCTGATAATGTATTACGTCAAGGTGTACAAGGTATTTCAGACCTAATTGCAAAACCTGGTCTTATTAATGTTGATTTTGCGGATGTTAAAACGATCATGTATGATAAAGGTTCTGCATTGATGGGTATCGGAGTTGCTACAGGTGAAAATCGTGCATCTGAAGCAGCGAAAAAAGCTATTTCTTCTCCATTATTAGAAACATCTATTGATGGAGCACACGGTATTCTTATGAATATTACTGGTGGAATGAACTTGAGCTTATTTGAAGTTCAAGAAGCTGCTGATTTAGTTACTTCTGCAGCAGATCAAGAAGTAAATGTTATATTTGGATCTGTAATTAATGAAGAGCTAAATGATGAGATAATTGTTACGGTTATTGCTACTGGCTTTTCAGAAGTAGCTACACAAAAAGCACAAGCAACACGCCGTCCAATTCAGAAACCGATTACTGAGGCTCCATCAAGACATGAAGAGCAACATAGACCTGAACCTCGTCATACACAACAGGAAGCTGAAGAAGATGCTTTAGATATTCCAGCATTTTTAAGAAATAGAAACCGTAGATAA
- a CDS encoding cell division protein SepF — protein sequence MGFKNKFKSFFTVDDEYEYIEEEVPYEEEEPRQQYQKKDKQNIVNLATVKQPTSKVVLIEPRSYGEAQTIADNILNRRSVVINLERVDNHQAKRIVDFLSGTVYALNGDIQKLGTQTFLCTPDNVEISGTISDITVDEDDFGKGWKY from the coding sequence ATGGGCTTTAAAAATAAGTTTAAATCTTTTTTTACTGTAGATGATGAATATGAGTACATTGAAGAGGAAGTACCATATGAGGAAGAAGAGCCTAGACAGCAGTATCAAAAGAAAGATAAACAAAATATCGTAAATTTGGCTACGGTTAAACAGCCTACGTCTAAAGTTGTATTAATTGAACCAAGATCTTATGGTGAAGCACAGACGATTGCGGATAATATTCTTAATCGCCGTTCTGTTGTTATTAATTTAGAACGAGTGGATAATCATCAGGCAAAAAGAATTGTCGATTTTTTAAGCGGGACTGTCTATGCTTTAAATGGTGATATCCAAAAATTAGGTACACAAACTTTTCTCTGTACTCCTGATAATGTAGAAATATCTGGCACTATCTCTGATATAACAGTAGATGAGGATGACTTTGGTAAAGGATGGAAATATTAG
- a CDS encoding YggS family pyridoxal phosphate-dependent enzyme — protein sequence MDIKTNLAYIQENIRKACEKTNRDLSEITIIGVTKYVTIERTIEAMEAGVHHFGENRAEGLLEKYNHIDQPAKWHFIGTLQTRKVKDIIDKVEAIHSLDRESLAKQINNRANRVIDCFVQVNVSEEESKHGLAVADVIPFVELLAAYENIRVVGLMTMAPHVSDEEVLRKTFKDLAQLRDVIMTKNYAHAPCKYLSMGMSNDYEIAVEEGATHIRIGSKLVGS from the coding sequence ATGGACATCAAAACAAATTTAGCTTATATACAGGAAAATATTAGAAAAGCATGTGAAAAAACTAACCGTGATTTAAGTGAAATTACCATCATTGGAGTAACGAAATATGTTACAATAGAACGAACAATAGAAGCAATGGAAGCAGGAGTACATCATTTTGGCGAAAATCGTGCAGAAGGACTCCTAGAAAAGTATAATCATATCGATCAGCCTGCCAAATGGCATTTTATTGGAACCTTACAAACAAGAAAAGTTAAAGATATTATTGATAAGGTAGAAGCAATTCATTCACTAGATCGTGAATCGCTTGCGAAGCAAATTAATAATCGAGCTAATCGTGTCATTGATTGTTTTGTACAAGTAAATGTCAGTGAAGAAGAATCCAAGCATGGTTTAGCAGTAGCTGATGTCATTCCTTTTGTGGAATTACTGGCAGCATATGAAAATATTCGTGTTGTTGGATTGATGACAATGGCACCACATGTGTCAGATGAAGAAGTGTTAAGAAAAACCTTTAAAGACTTGGCACAATTACGCGATGTAATTATGACGAAGAATTACGCTCATGCTCCATGTAAGTACTTAAGTATGGGAATGAGTAATGATTATGAAATTGCAGTGGAAGAAGGAGCAACCCATATCCGTATTGGATCAAAATTAGTTGGTTCATAA
- a CDS encoding IS110 family transposase codes for MFYLGIDIGKRTHVASVMDDAGKVVLKGFSFPNTLEGGHSLLTRLNAISDDPSYFLTGMEATGHYWLALFSFLEEANYFVHVINPIQTDGWRKGTEIRKRKTDIIDSVLIADLIRYGSFEDTTLANEDMFSLRQLTRYRSYLVGTAGDFKRKIIAVLDQIFPEYDTVFSKVGVFGKASRAALLEYSTPDAFNEITADMLAETLGLASRNRVGLIKAEALKKAASNSFGIRFAQDAFTFQFRSMIEQLNFLETQIKQTEEEINQLMTSIDSVIETIPGIGPVIGATILGEIGDIHKFSNPKKLVAYAGIDASVSQSGQFDSTHNVMSKRGSPYLRKALFQAAIVASRSDPVLKAFYEKKRSEGKHHLTSIGAVSRKLCYIIHAILTKNEPYEIRQ; via the coding sequence ATGTTTTATCTTGGTATTGATATTGGTAAACGTACACATGTTGCTTCTGTTATGGACGATGCAGGGAAAGTAGTCTTAAAAGGATTTTCTTTCCCTAACACACTTGAAGGCGGTCACTCATTACTCACTCGTTTAAATGCTATTTCAGATGATCCATCATATTTCCTTACAGGAATGGAAGCGACCGGTCATTATTGGCTCGCTCTTTTTTCCTTCCTAGAAGAAGCCAATTATTTCGTCCATGTCATTAACCCCATCCAAACTGATGGTTGGAGGAAAGGGACTGAAATTCGAAAGCGAAAAACTGACATCATTGATTCGGTATTAATAGCCGATCTTATTCGTTACGGTTCATTTGAAGACACTACCTTAGCGAATGAGGATATGTTCTCCTTACGTCAATTGACGCGTTATCGTTCTTACCTCGTTGGAACTGCTGGTGATTTTAAACGTAAAATCATTGCTGTTTTAGATCAAATCTTCCCCGAATACGATACCGTTTTTTCTAAAGTTGGTGTGTTTGGGAAAGCTTCAAGAGCTGCTCTACTTGAATATTCCACACCGGATGCATTTAATGAAATTACAGCCGATATGCTTGCTGAAACACTCGGTTTAGCAAGCCGTAATCGTGTGGGGTTAATTAAAGCCGAAGCGCTAAAGAAAGCAGCTTCAAACTCCTTTGGAATTCGGTTTGCACAGGATGCATTTACTTTCCAATTCCGCTCCATGATTGAACAGCTCAATTTTCTAGAAACGCAAATAAAACAAACAGAAGAAGAAATAAACCAATTGATGACATCTATTGACTCAGTTATTGAAACGATTCCAGGTATCGGTCCAGTAATTGGTGCAACGATATTAGGAGAAATTGGTGATATTCACAAATTTTCTAATCCTAAAAAATTAGTCGCTTATGCTGGTATTGATGCATCTGTATCACAATCCGGCCAATTTGACTCAACCCATAATGTCATGAGCAAGCGTGGCTCTCCTTATCTTAGAAAAGCACTGTTTCAAGCTGCCATTGTCGCTTCAAGAAGTGATCCTGTTTTGAAAGCTTTTTATGAGAAAAAACGGTCTGAAGGAAAGCATCATCTCACATCAATAGGTGCCGTGTCTCGAAAACTCTGTTACATCATTCATGCGATATTAACTAAAAATGAACCTTATGAAATTCGTCAGTAA
- a CDS encoding YggT family protein: protein MDLLHVILSNALYIYSFVLIIYILMSWFPGARESSFGMLLGSISEPYLEQFRKFIPPIGMIDISPIVGIFVLHIARMGLDTLFNYF, encoded by the coding sequence ATGGATTTGTTACATGTTATATTATCTAACGCACTATATATCTATAGTTTTGTACTAATTATTTATATTTTAATGTCATGGTTTCCAGGTGCACGTGAATCGTCTTTCGGGATGCTTTTAGGTTCAATCAGTGAACCTTATTTGGAGCAATTCCGCAAATTTATTCCGCCAATAGGTATGATTGATATTTCACCAATTGTAGGTATTTTTGTCCTACATATTGCTAGAATGGGATTAGATACATTATTTAATTATTTTTAA
- the spoIIGA gene encoding sigma-E processing peptidase SpoIIGA — protein MAVYLDAIWLLNFIFDWLILLLTKGILKDRTKNYRVVFGAFIASLIIPLQMLFSISLLMNPVGKGLYSILIILCSFQIKTLKRFFTLLLYFYFISFAIGGGLFALYYFLNESFAFLASVSRGYGDPVSWLFIVIGFPIVLFFTKGRMEKYAVEKIRYDQYCEVQITVQGKIITTTGYIDSGNQLVDPVTKLPVTICDQTVLKSWFSDHDLNRLEVACRELAFEKIPEVWQSFIRIIPYRGVDGKNNFLLAIKPDAMIFVYDGQVISTRKVLIGMQFSMMTHDQSYHCLLHPQLIKLFSKNIA, from the coding sequence GTGGCTGTTTATTTAGATGCTATATGGCTTTTAAATTTTATTTTTGATTGGTTGATTTTATTACTCACAAAAGGGATATTGAAGGATCGTACGAAGAATTACCGAGTTGTATTTGGTGCATTTATCGCTTCTCTTATTATCCCACTTCAGATGCTATTCTCCATTAGTTTATTAATGAATCCAGTAGGTAAAGGTCTTTATTCTATATTAATTATTTTATGTTCTTTTCAAATTAAAACTCTTAAACGCTTTTTCACATTACTTTTATACTTTTATTTTATTTCGTTCGCCATTGGTGGTGGATTATTTGCTCTTTACTATTTCCTGAATGAATCTTTTGCATTTTTAGCATCTGTATCGAGAGGATATGGTGATCCAGTTAGCTGGCTTTTTATAGTTATAGGTTTTCCTATCGTTTTATTTTTTACAAAGGGACGTATGGAGAAGTATGCAGTAGAAAAAATCCGCTATGACCAATATTGTGAAGTTCAGATAACTGTGCAAGGAAAGATCATTACAACAACAGGATATATAGATAGTGGTAATCAATTAGTAGATCCTGTTACAAAGCTACCAGTAACTATTTGTGATCAAACAGTACTAAAAAGTTGGTTTTCTGACCATGATTTAAATAGATTAGAAGTGGCATGTCGAGAACTTGCATTTGAAAAAATTCCTGAAGTTTGGCAAAGCTTTATCCGTATCATCCCATATCGTGGTGTGGATGGAAAAAATAATTTCCTATTAGCTATCAAGCCAGATGCAATGATCTTTGTATACGATGGACAAGTTATATCCACTAGAAAAGTGTTAATTGGAATGCAATTTTCAATGATGACTCATGATCAAAGCTATCATTGTTTATTACATCCACAGCTAATCAAATTATTTTCGAAAAATATTGCATAA
- a CDS encoding HTH domain-containing protein, which yields MSKILFTDQEQYLLMKHPYVKAVSKKAITYTDEFKAIAVKEYGEGKFPRQIFEDAGFDIEIVGIERAKSALKRWRTAYQEKGLEGLEDSRNSSSRRLLARELSIEEKYARLEAQNALLRAENELLKKIDLAERLTI from the coding sequence ATGTCGAAAATATTATTTACAGATCAAGAACAGTACTTATTGATGAAACATCCTTATGTAAAAGCGGTTAGTAAAAAGGCAATTACATACACGGATGAATTTAAAGCAATAGCTGTTAAAGAATATGGAGAAGGAAAATTTCCTCGTCAAATATTTGAAGATGCAGGATTTGATATTGAAATCGTTGGGATTGAACGCGCTAAATCGGCTTTAAAAAGATGGCGTACTGCCTATCAAGAAAAGGGTTTGGAAGGGCTTGAGGATTCACGTAACTCTTCTTCAAGACGTCTTCTTGCGCGTGAATTAAGTATAGAAGAAAAGTATGCTCGATTAGAAGCACAAAACGCATTATTACGCGCAGAAAATGAATTACTAAAAAAGATCGATCTAGCAGAAAGACTAACTATATAA
- a CDS encoding gamma-glutamyltransferase — MKSINGGAVASESYEASQAAISILNKGGNAVDAAIAAVAVQGVTRPYSGGVGGGGLIHLYLAKEKRFLILDHRVMSSSNFGPESIVNPDTGRAYPGSSFVSSTMSTAVPGAVKAWEEALEKYGTMTLHEVLQPAIAVAEKGFVVDQNFVNETEKNVTRFKLFVSTKKLYLDESGRPLKVGTIIKNPDFAKTYRLIAKHGSKVFYEGEIAEAIIDTIKNPPVVESPNFTEVDSEWDPTYGVIKGNMDLEDLKNYRIVTTNSTRMNYRGYDVYGAPPVSSGGITVGEVLNILEKYDLTNLPRSQAIHYYIEACRYAYADRSAYIGDPKFIDVPIKGLLSKDYATERRNNIKVDKASIGQVMSGDPWPYEKKHSQNKMYPIR, encoded by the coding sequence ATGAAGTCTATAAATGGTGGAGCGGTTGCAAGTGAAAGCTATGAAGCATCTCAAGCCGCAATTTCAATTTTAAATAAAGGTGGTAATGCGGTAGATGCTGCCATCGCTGCTGTAGCTGTCCAAGGAGTCACTCGACCATATTCTGGTGGAGTAGGTGGAGGTGGATTAATACATCTTTATCTTGCTAAAGAAAAACGTTTTTTGATCCTCGATCATCGGGTCATGTCATCTTCAAATTTTGGACCAGAATCCATTGTTAATCCAGATACTGGGCGTGCCTACCCAGGAAGTTCCTTTGTGTCAAGCACAATGTCAACGGCTGTTCCTGGTGCTGTAAAAGCATGGGAGGAAGCGTTAGAGAAATATGGAACAATGACATTACATGAAGTCTTACAACCAGCGATTGCTGTGGCTGAAAAAGGCTTTGTAGTGGATCAAAATTTTGTGAATGAAACAGAGAAGAATGTCACTAGATTCAAATTGTTTGTATCCACGAAAAAGTTATATTTAGATGAAAGTGGCAGGCCGCTGAAAGTTGGTACGATAATAAAAAATCCTGATTTTGCTAAAACGTACCGATTAATCGCAAAACATGGTAGTAAAGTATTCTATGAGGGTGAAATTGCTGAAGCTATCATTGACACAATTAAAAATCCACCTGTTGTAGAATCTCCCAATTTTACCGAGGTTGATAGTGAATGGGATCCAACATATGGTGTGATTAAGGGGAATATGGATTTAGAGGACTTAAAAAATTACCGAATTGTTACTACAAATTCAACAAGGATGAACTATCGAGGCTATGATGTTTATGGAGCACCACCAGTATCTAGTGGAGGTATAACAGTTGGTGAAGTGTTAAATATTTTAGAAAAATATGATCTTACCAATTTACCACGATCACAAGCAATTCATTATTATATCGAGGCTTGTCGTTATGCATATGCAGATCGAAGTGCTTACATTGGTGATCCAAAATTTATAGATGTGCCAATAAAAGGTTTACTTTCTAAGGATTATGCAACGGAACGAAGGAATAATATAAAAGTCGATAAAGCGTCTATAGGACAAGTGATGTCGGGTGATCCATGGCCTTATGAAAAGAAACATTCCCAAAATAAAATGTACCCTATAAGATAG
- a CDS encoding gamma-glutamyltransferase has translation MNGKNKPEGSTIHLSVSDQEGNIVSYTSTIISFGGNGIVVPGYGFILNNALIGMFSAKDKSSPNYPAPNKRPLSSMSPTIVMKDGKPVITLGSPGSETIMTTVLQTIINYLDFDMNFPEAIASPRLSQMNNEHGKTHYEEIFQDKYMIQGKNLLEDLKEMGHEFKLEKNPQGLGTTTGLEFLLDGRVRAVAEPIRRGGGHAMVQYPSKETGVSHIAE, from the coding sequence ATCAACGGGAAAAACAAACCAGAGGGATCAACCATCCATTTATCTGTATCAGATCAGGAAGGCAATATCGTTAGTTATACTTCGACGATTATATCATTTGGTGGAAATGGTATTGTTGTTCCTGGTTATGGATTTATTTTAAATAATGCGTTAATAGGAATGTTTTCTGCAAAGGATAAAAGCAGTCCTAACTATCCAGCACCAAACAAAAGACCTTTAAGTAGTATGTCACCAACAATCGTTATGAAGGACGGGAAGCCTGTAATAACTCTAGGATCACCAGGAAGTGAAACAATCATGACAACTGTTTTACAAACGATTATTAACTATCTTGATTTCGATATGAATTTTCCAGAAGCAATCGCCTCACCACGTCTATCGCAAATGAATAATGAACATGGAAAGACACACTATGAAGAAATTTTCCAAGATAAATACATGATCCAAGGGAAAAATTTGTTGGAAGATTTGAAGGAAATGGGGCATGAATTTAAACTAGAAAAGAATCCTCAAGGGCTTGGAACAACAACGGGTTTAGAATTCTTACTGGATGGTCGCGTGCGGGCAGTAGCCGAACCAATTAGAAGAGGTGGAGGACATGCTATGGTTCAATACCCTTCTAAAGAAACAGGAGTTTCTCATATTGCAGAGTAA
- the sigG gene encoding RNA polymerase sporulation sigma factor SigG, protein MYRQKVEICGVDTSKLPVLKNEEMRELFIELQQHDIQEAREKLIHGNLRLVLSVIKRFHNRGEFVDDLFQVGVIGLMKSIDNFDLSHNVRFSTYAVPMIIGEIRRYLRDNNPIRVSRSLRDIAYKALQIREQLIQETSKEPTPLEIAKAMEVPYTEVVFALDAIQDPVSLHEPIFHDDGDPIYILDQISDQSTKEDSWDDQLSLKEGMLQLNDREKMILNKRFFQGKTQMEVAEEIGISQAQVSRLEKAAIQQMNKEMFN, encoded by the coding sequence ATGTATAGGCAAAAGGTAGAAATATGTGGTGTAGATACATCAAAATTACCAGTGCTAAAGAATGAGGAAATGCGTGAATTATTTATCGAACTTCAACAGCATGACATTCAAGAAGCGAGAGAAAAATTAATCCATGGTAATCTACGACTTGTATTAAGCGTAATCAAACGATTTCATAATCGTGGTGAATTTGTAGATGATTTATTTCAAGTCGGTGTGATTGGCTTAATGAAATCCATAGATAACTTTGATTTAAGTCATAATGTGCGTTTTTCCACCTATGCTGTACCGATGATTATTGGAGAAATCAGACGCTATTTACGGGATAATAATCCAATACGTGTTTCACGTTCTTTGCGTGATATAGCGTACAAAGCATTGCAAATTAGAGAACAACTAATTCAAGAAACATCCAAAGAACCAACGCCATTAGAAATTGCTAAAGCAATGGAGGTTCCATATACAGAGGTTGTGTTTGCGTTAGATGCGATTCAAGATCCTGTTTCTTTACATGAACCAATCTTTCATGATGACGGTGATCCCATCTATATTTTAGATCAAATTAGTGATCAATCTACAAAGGAAGATTCCTGGGATGATCAACTTTCTTTAAAAGAAGGAATGCTTCAGTTGAATGATCGTGAAAAAATGATTTTAAATAAACGTTTTTTCCAAGGGAAAACACAAATGGAAGTAGCGGAAGAAATAGGGATCTCACAGGCTCAAGTATCTCGTTTAGAAAAAGCTGCAATCCAGCAAATGAACAAAGAAATGTTCAACTAA
- the pgeF gene encoding peptidoglycan editing factor PgeF, with translation MSDIFKQAADKSYLFIDKWQKQHQQLQVGFTMKNGGCSKHPFATFNMGLHVDDNYEDVINNRKRLAEKLQFPLSLWVSGEQTHHNEVYVVERKDKGKGSVAYDTSLKGIDGLITKEKGVLCTAFFADCVPLFFFDPVTAYLGIAHAGWRGTVGKIAEEMVKKFIELGTQIENLQVVIGPCISQKQYEVNDFVIQHIPKVLQKNAVIAKEEGSFLLDLKQLNMEILLQSGVLRHNIEVTNYCTFTDADSFFSHRRDHGQTGRMLGYIGYKEDE, from the coding sequence ATGTCAGATATATTCAAACAAGCTGCAGACAAATCTTATTTATTTATCGATAAATGGCAGAAACAGCATCAACAATTGCAAGTAGGATTTACAATGAAAAATGGCGGTTGTAGTAAGCACCCATTTGCAACATTTAATATGGGCTTACATGTTGATGATAATTATGAAGATGTTATTAATAATCGTAAACGTTTAGCAGAGAAACTACAATTTCCTCTTTCTTTATGGGTTTCAGGTGAACAAACACATCATAATGAAGTATATGTTGTCGAGCGAAAAGACAAAGGGAAGGGATCAGTGGCTTATGATACTTCACTTAAGGGAATTGATGGATTGATAACGAAAGAAAAGGGAGTACTTTGTACCGCTTTTTTTGCTGATTGTGTTCCTTTATTTTTCTTTGATCCTGTGACTGCATATCTGGGTATTGCTCATGCAGGCTGGCGTGGTACGGTTGGCAAAATTGCTGAAGAAATGGTGAAGAAATTTATAGAATTAGGGACTCAAATAGAGAACTTGCAAGTCGTTATTGGTCCATGTATCTCGCAAAAGCAATATGAAGTAAATGACTTTGTTATTCAGCATATCCCTAAGGTTTTACAAAAAAATGCTGTAATAGCAAAAGAAGAAGGAAGCTTTTTATTAGATTTAAAACAATTAAATATGGAAATCCTTTTACAATCTGGTGTATTACGTCATAATATAGAAGTAACAAACTATTGCACATTTACAGATGCTGACAGTTTTTTCTCACATCGTCGTGATCATGGACAGACTGGGAGAATGCTGGGATATATTGGATATAAAGAAGATGAATGA